A window of Diospyros lotus cultivar Yz01 chromosome 14, ASM1463336v1, whole genome shotgun sequence contains these coding sequences:
- the LOC127790988 gene encoding uncharacterized protein LOC127790988 → MISVMHAERLIRHGCEAYFTFVTMIAEENKELAAYPVVRDFPDVFPNELTGLPPHREIDFAVNLIPVFMDLMNRVFKEYLDSFIIVFIDDILVYSPSPEIHEVHLSIVLQKLREKQLYAKFF, encoded by the exons atgatatcaGTTATGCATGCCGAGAGGCTTATACGACAtgggtgtgaagcctatttTACATTTGTGACCATGATAGCTGAGGAGAAtaaggagttggctgcctatcctgtggtgcgagactttccagatgttTTCCCAAATGAGTTGAcgggactaccaccgcaccggGAGATTGACTTTGCAGTCAATCTGATACCAG tgtttatggatctgatgaacAGGGTGTTCAAGGAATATCTGGATTCCTTTATCATAGTTTTTATTGACGACATCTTAGTctactcaccgagccctgagatACACGAGGTGCATCTGAGCATTGTTCTGCAAAAGCTCAGAGAGAagcagttgtatgccaagtttttCTAA
- the LOC127790987 gene encoding uncharacterized protein LOC127790987, which produces MTPFEALYRQSCRSPLCWTEIGERALLGPELLEQKTEKIQLIRARMKAAQDRQKSYVDRRCQDLEFDVGDHVFLRVMPMRGVRRFGVSGKLSPRYVGPFEILERYVADPGHIIDYHPLVVQDDASYIELPASIMDRKEKVLRNHTISYVKV; this is translated from the exons ATGACACCTTTTGAGGCGTTGTATAGGCAATCATGTAGatcaccgctttgctggacTGAGATTGGGGAGCGAGCATTGCTTGGACCGGAGTTGCTAGAGCAGAAGACagagaagatccagttgattcgggctaggatgaaggcagctcaagACCGTCAGAAGAGTTACGTGGACAGACGATGCCaggatttggagtttgatgtgggtgaCCATGTGTTCCTTCGAGTCATGCCAATGAGGGGAGTTCGACGTtttggagtatctggcaagttgagtcctcgtTATGTGGGACCGTTTGAGATACTGGAGCGA tacgtggcagatcccgggcatATTATTGATTATCACCCGCTCGTGGTGCAAGATGACGCGTCGTACATCGAGTTGCCTGCTAGCATTATGGATCGGAAAGAGAAAGTGCTCCGTAACCATACGATTTCCTATGTAAAGGTCTAG